The window CCTAATTCATTTGTTGTTGTATTATAAGTTTCATTAGTAGTGATGTTAATAACTGAAACATCAACCCCTGGGCTTACGTTACCTTGGCAGGTAACTGATCCTGATGCGTATCCAATCATTCTTGAACTAGGGTCATTTTCAATTGCATTTAATGTGTTCAATATCCATGTTGAAGCATCTTGAGGGATTAAATTATGATATCTGGGCTCAGGGGAGATATAGTAACCGTCGAAGGGGATAGTAAAAGTTGTAGGTAATTGAGAATTGAAGTTTCCATTTGTAAATGGGATACTTTCAATGCACAAGCTTGATGCAGTAGGGACCATTGGCGGAATATAGCTTTGTGACATGATTAGCTGAAGTTTGGGGGTACCTAAGAATTTATCAAGAAAGTCGTCCCAATCATGTTCACATATAGTGTACGTATATTTATTGCGCATTGGGATTAGAGAACTCGGGGTTTTGTCATACCAAACTGAGTTAATTCCAGCAATATTAAGAGTTAAAGTAAGCATTCCCAGTTTAAAGCGAACATCGATATTTGAGAAATTGCTACTGTTGTTTACGTTCCCAGACAGTGTGTTAGAGCCTAAAGCTACAGCGTATTTCTTCACAAAGTTTTGTTGGTGAGGAAAGCCAGTATTATTAAGCAGATTTTGTCCACCACTATCCGAATTATTAAGGATACCAAAGACTTCCCTATATTGATTACTCCCATATTCAACCGATGGATTGATGCCCATAATATTATTCCGGATCATCTGTTTAGCAGCATCTGAATTAAACACTGCATCGATCATTTCATCAAAATCATCTGGCAAGACAGCTTGTATCATAGTGTTGTTCAACAAACTCTGGGCATTATCGTTAATCAAAATCCCTCTATGAGGTGAATCCAGAGTTATCACAGCATTACTCATATGGGGATAATTCCCAGCTTCAGCATAACTTAAGGCAAGTCGTGCTAATATCCCTCCCATTGAATATCCAATGATTTTTACTGGCTCAAGAACTTCGTTTTGGTTATATTGCGTTTGAATATGATTCAGCGCAGCAAGCACATACTGAGAATTGCTTGTTAAGCTGTTTTGATTGGAGCTTCCAAATGTTAAGATAAATATATCATATCCATCGTTTAGCAACCCAGAAAAGAAGTTAGGATTCATACAGATAATTGAGGCTGCTGCTGTTGATCCCGTGAGAGCGAAGCCCTCGATAAAAAGAAGCGGTTTTCGTCCTGCATCTGTGTTGCTAGACATAAAGTAGGTTAGCTTCACATTATCGTCAATTTCTGAAACAGATTGATTATTTAATAGAGGGCATATTGTAATAGTGAAGTTTATATTATACAAAGGCTGTCCCCCTATGTTGTATAGCTTCAATATTAGTGAATATGTTTCACTTGAACCAGCAACATCATACTTATGGTCTAGGAAATTGGTCTGTGTGTTTGCAATCGAGTTGGATCCATCACCGAAGTATAATTTCTTTATCAAACCGTTGAATTCATCATCAAAAATAAAACGGATATCATTGTAATGGATAACGTCTGTTATTTCTGCCCCACTTTCAGATATTGGAACAACTACTTTCCCCGGGCCTGTTACCATGTAGTTTCCGTGGCTATTATCTGTCCTTTCAGTAACAAAACTCGGGATGCTTGCTAGATAATCGACAGTAGTTGGCATAGCATACAGCATGCTAGATGCTAGTATTGTCACAATCATCATCGGTATTATGTTTCTTAAACATGTTAACTTCGTGACAAATGTAATTATGCCTATACCATTGGTAGTTAATTTCTCGATGGCAATAAATAGAGGTCTCATTTGTGTTCCTAAGAGCGATGTGGATTTACAAGTATGTGCAGACATCTTATTTCTCCTGTCTTGTCTGTAGGCAAGCAGATATCATGGTTGTATAAAGTTCAATGTCTTTATGCAAACATTTCCGCTGTTGCCAAATTACCCGTTCATTGATTCACGTGAGCCAATTAACCGGCTACTTAATACACTATCTATATTCTGCTTCATCCTCAAAAAAAGGAATCCACCTATAAATTCTATGGAACAGATACCCATATCAGATGAAATGTAAGCAAGGTCTATTCCCATTACAAGCTCCATGATTACAGCAAACATAATCTTGCTTTTTATGTCAAGCTCAATTTCTGCAGGCATTTCTCAGTAGCAAGATGAGACTGTTCAAAAACCTGCAAATACTAGGCTGCTTTCCCTGCCTTTTTAGAAAAAAGCAGGTCGAGATGGTTACAGACTATCTTTTTCTGACATATTTAGAAGATATTTAGTCTCGCAACCAGAGATTAATCATATAATATTTACTTACGTTATTGATCGGTTCTATTAGTCACAAGTTAGCCAGTCACAAGTTATCACAAGTTATCACAAGTTAGCCACAAGCCAGCCACAAGTTAGCCTTGGCAAGCCCAGTTTAGATAGTTCAAAATCTCCCTACCGGATTCCCAACCTATGGCCAGCAATATCCTTGATCTAAGATTCTTGATAATCTTAGCTTTCCTTTTTTGAGCTACGGCGTTGCTGACCTTCAGATGTGCGGCAAAATCACTTATCGTCCGGAAGGATGCCATTGATTCATATTCTTTATACTCTTGAGTCTTGAAGATTTCTGCTTTTATGGCGGGCTCGAGGCCTTCTATCTCTAAGGTGTTTTGCAGGCACATCAATTCCTTGATCATCTCATCTTCGCTGCAAAGTGAAGCATAGAGTTCTTTTTGCT of the Candidatus Cloacimonadota bacterium genome contains:
- a CDS encoding GPI inositol-deacylase, giving the protein MRPLFIAIEKLTTNGIGIITFVTKLTCLRNIIPMMIVTILASSMLYAMPTTVDYLASIPSFVTERTDNSHGNYMVTGPGKVVVPISESGAEITDVIHYNDIRFIFDDEFNGLIKKLYFGDGSNSIANTQTNFLDHKYDVAGSSETYSLILKLYNIGGQPLYNINFTITICPLLNNQSVSEIDDNVKLTYFMSSNTDAGRKPLLFIEGFALTGSTAAASIICMNPNFFSGLLNDGYDIFILTFGSSNQNSLTSNSQYVLAALNHIQTQYNQNEVLEPVKIIGYSMGGILARLALSYAEAGNYPHMSNAVITLDSPHRGILINDNAQSLLNNTMIQAVLPDDFDEMIDAVFNSDAAKQMIRNNIMGINPSVEYGSNQYREVFGILNNSDSGGQNLLNNTGFPHQQNFVKKYAVALGSNTLSGNVNNSSNFSNIDVRFKLGMLTLTLNIAGINSVWYDKTPSSLIPMRNKYTYTICEHDWDDFLDKFLGTPKLQLIMSQSYIPPMVPTASSLCIESIPFTNGNFNSQLPTTFTIPFDGYYISPEPRYHNLIPQDASTWILNTLNAIENDPSSRMIGYASGSVTCQGNVSPGVDVSVINITTNETYNTTTNELGEYSFPLFYLSPCEYQITIAGDGYYSSKQTHSIQPNHL